From one Rosa rugosa chromosome 4, drRosRugo1.1, whole genome shotgun sequence genomic stretch:
- the LOC133742719 gene encoding structural maintenance of chromosomes protein 3-like, whose product MFSLGRVFIKVKIMLDWDPNGKQGPMTPLPDLVTIHQPKDDELMSLSGGHQKLKQHLFWSQLMLFFSCFQEDAVKQLQSLQKEIQDSMNELEEMRPLYENQVMREKEMTKGIMEHEKQLSILYQKQGRATQFPSKAARDKWLQKEIDVLERVLSSNLAQAWELMILKLTL is encoded by the exons ATGTTCTCCTTAGGCAGGGTGTTCATTAAGGTCAAGATCATGCTTGACTGGGATCCCAATGGCAAGCAAGGACCCATGACTCCTCTACCTGATCTTGTTACAATCCACCAACCAAAGGATGATGAATTGATGAGTTTGTCAGGCGGGCACCAGAAATTGAAGCAGCACCTATTTTGGTCCCAACTGATGTTgttcttttcatgtttccagGAGGATGCTGTGAAACAACTACAAAGTCTGCAGAAAGAAATTCAGGATTCAATGAATGAGCTTGAGGAGATGAGACCTCTGTATGAGAATCAAGTCATGAGGGAAAAGGAGATGACAAAGGG AATAATGGAGCACGAGAAGCAGCTTAGCATACTTTATCAAAAACAAGGTCGTGCGACCCAGTTTCCAAGCAAAGCTGCTCGTGACAAATGGCTTCAAAAGGAAATTGATGTTCTTGAACGAGTTCTTTCTTCAAATTTGGCACAG